In Shewanella sp. GD04112, the sequence CAGCAACAGAAACAACGGCTAACGCAGAAGCGGATGACAAAAAAGCCAAGGTCGCTGCAGCTGTTGCCCGTGCGAAAGCCAAAAAGGCCGCCATGCAGCAGGCTGAATCGACTGAGGTTGTTGACGAGCAGCCCAAGCTATCTGCAGACGCTCAGCCAGAATCAAAGTCAGGCTCAATTCCAAGTGCGCCACTCAGTCCCGAAGATGAGAAGAAAGCCAAGGTCGCTGCTGCCGTTGCCCGCGCAAAAGCAAAGAAAGCCGCCGCACAGCAAGCTGAATTGACTGAGGTTGCCGAAGTTCAGCCCAAGCTAGCAGCAGAGGCTAAGCCGGAATCAGACTCTCAATCAGGAAATGAATCAAGCTCAGTCGCTGAACCAAGTGCGCCACTCAGCCCTGAAGATGAGAAAAAGGCCAAAGTCGCAGCTGCCGTTGCCCGCGCAAAAGCAAAGAAAGCCGCCGCACAGCAAGCTGAATTGACTGAGGTTGCCGAAGTTCAGCCCAAGCTAGCAGCAGAGGCTAAGCCGGAATCAGACGTTGAGTCAGGTTCTGAATCAGACTCTCAATCAGGAAATGAATCAAGCTCAGTCGCTGAACCAAACGCACCACTCAGCCCTGAAGATGAGAAAAAGGCCAAGATCGCTGCGGCCGTTGCCCGCGCGAAAGCCAAAAAAGCGGCCAGAGAAGCGAATGCGATCAGCGACGCAAATGAATAGCACTGCGGGTTTTAACCTCATTGCTTTAAAAATGATTAGCTTAAAAATCAGTGACTCAAGATTAGATAAAAGGGATCACAATGGCGTTTAAAATAGCCTCATCACCCCATGTTACCCGTAACTTGCATACATCAACGGTTATGCAAAGGGTCATTTTATGCTTGTTACCCGGCCTTGTGGTGCAATGCGCTTTTTTCGGCTGGGGCACACTTATTCAAGTGTTACTGGCAATTATCGTTGCCCTAAGCTGTGAAGCCGCGGTGATGAAACTGCGTAACCGCAGCATCAAAGCGAGCTTAAGCGATAACAGCGCGATGCTGACGGCGATCTTAATCGGGGTTGCAATCCCGCCGCTGGCACCTTGGTGGATGATCGTTATGGGCACAGTGTTTGCGATTGTTATCGTCAAACACCTCTACGGTGGCCTAGGCCATAACCTGTTCAACCCCGCGATGGCCGCCTATGTGTTACTGCTGGTTTCCTTCCCTGTGCAGATGACCAGTTGGATTGCGCCAAGTACAGTTGCGCTCAATACCCCAAGTGTGATCGATAGTTTGCAATTGATCTTCAATGTCGGCGCCCATGGTGGCATGGAGCAATTCCGCCTCGGTATCGATGGGATCAGTATGGCGACACCGCTCGATACCCTCAAAACCGATCTGTCCTTAGGGCTCACCACCACTGAGAGTATGGCTAAAAGCATATTCGATGGCGGCACTGGCGTTGGTTGGTTTTGGGTCAATTTGGCTTATCTTGCTGGCGGTTTAGTGCTACTTAAATTAAAAGCCATCCGTTGGCATATCAGCACCGGCGTATTGGCGGGATTATTTGTGGCATCGAGCATTGGCTTTTTACTGTCGCCCGATACTCAGGCAAGCCCACTGTTCCATTTATTCTCGGGCGCGACCATGCTCGCCGCCTTCTTTATTGCGACCGATCCTGTCACCGCGGCGACCAGTCCGCGCGGCCGTTTGATTTTCGGCGCATTAATTGGCGTCTTGGTCTATGTCATTCGTACCCAAGGTGGCTACCCCGATGCCTTCGCCTTTGCCGTGCTGCTCGCAAACCTGTGCGCGCCATTTATTGACTACTATGTGCGTCCGCGTACCTATGGCCATTCAGCGCCCTAGGCCTGTGGCAAAAGAATCAAGCATGCTTGAACAAAGATTCTTGAGGAATAAAAGTGAATAATCCAATGATTAAAAATGGTCTGTTACTTGCGCTATTTGCCCTGCTCTGCACGGGCTTAGTCGCAGTGGTCAATCAACAGACCTTAGACAAAATTAAGCAGCAAGAGCAGCAGGAATTGATGCGCGTACTGCATCAGCTGATCCCTGATGAGCTCCATGACAATGAGCTAACCGCGCAATGTACCCTGTTGCAGGATAAAGAGGCGCTCGGCACCGAAGATGCCATGCCCGCCTATATCGCTACCGCTGCTGGTAAACCCGTTGCTATCGCCCTAGAAGCCATCGCCCCCGATGGTTACAACGGCAATATTAAGCTGATTGTGGGCATCAATACCCAAGGTGAAGTATTAGGCGTGCGCACACTTGCCCACCAAGAAACCCCAGGCCTTGGGGATAAAATCGATTTACGTAAATCCGACTGGGTGACCCAATTCGTCGGTAAAGTGCTTAAATCAGAAGATGATAAGCAATGGCAAGTGCAAAAAGACGGGGGTGATTTCGACCAATTTACCGGCGCGACAATCACACCACGCGCCTATGTGAAAGCGGTTAAACGCGCCGTATGGTACTTTACTCAGCATCAAGCAGAGATTTTCAGCCAACCTCTGAATTGTGAGGCCAACCATGACTAATTATCGCGAAATTGCCTGGCAAGGACTGTGGAAAAACAACCCTGGCTTAGTGCAATTACTGGGCTTGTGCCCACTGTTAGCCGTAACGGCCACCCTCACCAACGCCCTCGGGCTTGGGGTCGCCACTATGTTGGTGCTGATAGGCTCAAACATTTTAGTCTCGTTGGTACGTGACTATGTGCCTAAGGAAATCCGTATCCCCGTGTTTGTGATGATCATTGCCGCGCTGGTGACGGCGGTGCAACTGCTGATCAACGCCTACGCCTATGGTCTGTATTTGTCCTTAGGGATCTTCTTGCCGCTGATTGTGACCAACTGCATTATCATTGGCCGCGCAGAAGCGTTTGCCTCCCGTAATAATGCCTTTAGCGCCGCCTTCGATGGACTGATGATGGGGCTTGGCTTTACCTTAGTCTTAGCGGTTCTTGGCGCCACGCGCGAAATTCTCGGCCAAGGCACCCTGTTTGATGGCGCCGACCAACTGCTCGGCCCATGGGCTAAAGCCTTAACGATTCAGGTATGGCAAGTCGATACCCCCTTCCTGCTGGCGATGTTACCACCCGGCGCCTTTATTGTGATGGGCCTACTTATCGCCCTGAAAAACGTTATCGATAAAAAGCTTAAAGAGCGTCAACCCGAAGCGGCTGTACAACCAAGTGTAACTCGGGCACGGATCACCAAAGTGAGTTAAGCCCTTATTGAGATAACAGCTTAAGCAGTGGGTTTAGCGTTAAACCCACTGCTTACAAGGATCACTATGAATCAAGAAAAACGCATCCAAATCCTCACCCGCCTTCGTGAAAACAATCCCAAACCCGAAACCGAGCTGAATTTCTCAAGTCCTTTTGAATTGTTGGTGGCGGTGACTTTATCGGCGCAGGCGACCGATGTGAGCGTGAATAAGGCGACCGATAAACTGTTTCCAGTCGCCAATACCGCCCACAGCATTTATGCCTTAGGCGTGGATGGATTAAAGGAATATATCAAGACCATTGGCCTGTATAACAACAAGGCCATCAATGTGATTAAAGCCTGTGAGATCTTGATTGAAAAATACAATGGCGAAGTCCCAGAGGACAGAGAAGCGCTAGAATCGCTTCCTGGTGTCGGCCGTAAAACCGCTAACGTGGTGCTCAATACCGCCTTTGGCTGGCCGACCATCGCCGTCGACACCCATATCTTTCGCATGGCAAACCGCACTAAATTCGCCCCCGGTAAAAACGTGGTCGAAGTCGAGGAGCGCATGTTAAAAGTTGTTCCCGCCGAATTTAAAGTCGATGTGCATCACTGGTTTATTCTGCATGGCCGCTATACCTGTCTGGCCCGCAAACCCCGCTGTGGCAGCTGCATTATTGAGGACCTTTGCGAATACTCCCCACTAAAAGAAAAGTAAAGAATCAGACTTAGTTTGTATAACAGTTTCCTTAGTAAATCTGTTTTTTATCTTTACAAAAAGCTAAAGACCTACCATAGTGTATTTATGTGTAAGCGATATTGAATTATGTAATGAATAATTTGAGGGATAATGTTCAGGTTAGGATATATAAGGATATAAAAGGCGCTTCGTTTCCAGTCGTAGTTAGGAACGGCTTCCTCCCATGCTGCTTGTACCTGAATGCTTACCTAAACGGCAATCATAACTCCCCACTTTCCAATGCGAGATCACACACCTCAAAACAGTCAGCGTCATTCTACACTCGAATGAAATATGCCTATGAGTTGAAGTTTTTATATTGCTTCTTCATGGAGAACGGTATTGACCTTGTTGAGCGTGTAGCATGTGGATCGTTTTTATCGATCGAGGAAATTGATGACTACATTCGTGCATGTAAATTCTATGTGGACACAAAAGACGATAACAAAGACAGCACGGTAGTCAGCCTGACTGATAAAAGGATCAGAGATGCGATACATGCGACATCCATCAGTCAACCAGAAGTGTCAGTGCATACGTTTAATCAACGCCTCAATCGACTGAAAGCCTACATTGAATTCCTATATGTGTGCCATCACTACGATAGAGCTGAAACTGATCAGCAAATCAGTACGGATGCTCAATTTAATAAATTTAAACTCTACATAAGCTCGGTGATATCTCACTCTAGAAAAGACAACACGGTTGTTAAAGATCCCTTTGAATCCGTGATTTCAGCGAATAAGTTCTTTGATTTATTAGAAATTATTAAAGAGCGCTCGCCAAATAACCCATTCAAGTCGAGCAAGCTTCGAAATCAAATCATCGCCCAAATATTGATTGATACTGGCGTTCGTGTGGGTGCTGTATTGAAATTGAAGGTGAGTGATTTAGTGGATGATTGGGGCAACCCTCGATTCCGACTAACCCGAACACCTAACGACCCTACGGACATAAGGCGGCTTCCCGCCGCGAATAAAACAAAAGCACTCTCAGTTTCCATCTCTCGTGACTTGATGAAACTCATTAAGCTCTACATTGAAACCGTGCGCCAAAGTACCCCAAACGCTCATAAGCATGACTTTGTCTTCATTTCGGAGAAAGGAAAATCCATAGGAAAGCCAATCTCTTACAACGCCATTCACAAAGTCATAAAGACCTTTGGGGACGCGATTGGAATAGCACTGCACCCCCATTTACTTCGTCATAAATGGAATGAAATCTTTGAAGATAAAGCAAAAGAGAAAGGATTTTCACCAGATAAAATTGAAGACCTTCGCAAATATGCGATGGGTTGGGTGGAAAATTCAAAAATGGCCTCCGTCTACAACGAATTCCAATTAGCCGTAACGGTGGCGGAAATCTCATCGAAAAACCAGAGCCAATCCGTGCCTAACCTGAGAGGTGACCAATGAACATCCTTGAATTAAATGATTTAATTAATCGTTTTGAAGGAACAAGTACCTTTCAGTCAAAAATGGAGGGCTATGATTTCGAGCTCTTTTCAGATGAGTGGATGCTCGGTTACAAGAAAACCCTTTACCTTGGCTGGATGCACACGTTAGACAGCAACGTTTTTCTCGATTTGCGACTGGCTATCGCTCACGCAGCAAAACATTATGCTTATAAAAGTCTAAATGGTTTTGTCAGCACCTTAAAAACGCTTTGCCAGTATATAGAGCCCGCAACGTTTGAAGCGTGGTGGCTAACACTGACGGACTATAAAAGGCATACAAGAGATACACTATACGCATTTTGTCAGAGAAGCCATGAGTACCGTAGCTCTATCCTGACTCCGCTCTATAATCTCGTTAAGGAAGAAAACCTAGGGAGAAGCAATTTTCATAAAGGCATCCTTGATGAAAAAATAGGTGCGTACAGTGAAATCGAGCGTGATAACCTTCTAGAAGCCCTTAGAATCGAAACGCTCCATGCGCTCGAGAATGAGTTCATCACCACATCCCCTTTTATACGCCTGAGAAGTGTTCTGGCTTGTCAGTTGATGGTCGCCATCGTAAGAAGACCGATACAATTAGTGCAACTTAAATGGTGTGACCTCTTGCGAGTAGGTCAAGCGTTTACCTCACACAAGGAACATAACCGTGATTGGCAACCTCTGACACAGCATCACTTTTCTGATGTGGAGCAATTGCACTTGCGAACCTTTAAAGGAAAAGACGGAGGATTTAGACGCAATGCCGAATCACGCTCACATCGACTCGATCCAAACCTGTCTGAATTGCTACTCCAATATTACCAAGCGTATGAAACCTATCTATGTGTCTGCTTGAGCAAGTGCAATATCGCATTATCTGAGAGTGACATCAAAGCACTGATGCAACGACTGCCACTGCTTCCGGACCAAAGTTTATTTTCAGCAAAATTTGAGATGATAGAGAGCCTCTTTCGCTCTGTAAGCGACACATCCGAAGCATTTCATCTCTCTTCTGTGAGTCTTTTAAAAAATATTGCTTACCTCTTCAATAAAAAACTCGACATTAAAAGTGACCGCATCGCCCATCAGCCCCTTGTCTTTAAAAATAATCGCTGGCGCCACACCCAGTTAACCCTGGCGGCTTGGATGGGATTAAGCCCCGCACAAGTTGCCGCCATTACTGGTGTCACAGTGGCAGCTATCCTATCTTATCTTGATTTAAAAGCACCTGAACGGGTCAAAATTGACCAAGCCTTTGCGGGGAATAGTGTTATCCAGCGTTTTGATAGCATGTCTTCGAAAGAGTTACAGCAACACCATGATTTTGTGGTTAAAAGTCCTTTTGACGAAGAAATGGGGCACAAACTGAACCCCTCCAATTGTGCCAGTTGTCAGTCAAAAGGGGCCGCCCCGATGGGGTGCTATCCCTGTGATAACTTTCGACCGTTAGAAACCGCCAATCATCAACCGTATTTGGATAAAGCCGAGCGTAAACTGGCGATTAACAGTCAATCAGCGCATCCCGCCACGGTCAAACGGCTGCAAACCATCATTACTTATATCCGAGTGACAATTGCGCTGTGTGAAGAGCGAAAAATCCTGAAAGTAGGTGCGCAGATATGAGCACGATAAATCGCTACATTGATAACCAGTGTGCTTACGTGGCCAAAAAGAAAACTCAGCCATTAATGGGCTTTACTAACTCTCAGGGGGAGCCTGCGTCATGGGATGATATGGCGGTGACATTCACCGACAGTGACAGTAGAACCATCAATATTCTCTTTTGCAATCTGAATAAAAACTTTCCAAATATAGGTACGCGTTTCACAGACGATGACCGATTAGCGCCTGAAACACATGATTTATTGTTTGCCTATATGCTTGATGTATTGAAGGAAAACATAACCATAAATAGAAGGCAAGATAAAATCACGACAGCAAGATACTTCCTTTGCCGCTTGAATGAGAATGTCGCCTCTGCTTCCCTTGATAAAATTCAACACGTCATCGACTCGCTGAAATACTCTCGCCCCCTAACGAATTTCATCAACTGGCTACACCATCATAAAATGTTGCCCAAAAGCTGTCAGCCCTACATAAATACCACCACTGAAGCAGCTCGAAATAAAAGTGGTGATGATGCACTGGCGGCGGAGAAAGGCAAACTGCCTTCGGAAAAATCGCTGTTAGCGCTCGGCGCTATCTTTCATGATGTCATCCCCCCCTATCTGGATGATGACCAAAATGATATTGATGCTTGGCAACCGCTTATCGCATCGACGCAAACGCAGCGAGACAGCTTTATTTGCACCATGGCAGCGCTAGGCATGGCGTCACCTAATCGCATCGGTGCAGAGCAAGT encodes:
- a CDS encoding site-specific integrase, which codes for MKYAYELKFLYCFFMENGIDLVERVACGSFLSIEEIDDYIRACKFYVDTKDDNKDSTVVSLTDKRIRDAIHATSISQPEVSVHTFNQRLNRLKAYIEFLYVCHHYDRAETDQQISTDAQFNKFKLYISSVISHSRKDNTVVKDPFESVISANKFFDLLEIIKERSPNNPFKSSKLRNQIIAQILIDTGVRVGAVLKLKVSDLVDDWGNPRFRLTRTPNDPTDIRRLPAANKTKALSVSISRDLMKLIKLYIETVRQSTPNAHKHDFVFISEKGKSIGKPISYNAIHKVIKTFGDAIGIALHPHLLRHKWNEIFEDKAKEKGFSPDKIEDLRKYAMGWVENSKMASVYNEFQLAVTVAEISSKNQSQSVPNLRGDQ
- a CDS encoding electron transport complex subunit E, which translates into the protein MTNYREIAWQGLWKNNPGLVQLLGLCPLLAVTATLTNALGLGVATMLVLIGSNILVSLVRDYVPKEIRIPVFVMIIAALVTAVQLLINAYAYGLYLSLGIFLPLIVTNCIIIGRAEAFASRNNAFSAAFDGLMMGLGFTLVLAVLGATREILGQGTLFDGADQLLGPWAKALTIQVWQVDTPFLLAMLPPGAFIVMGLLIALKNVIDKKLKERQPEAAVQPSVTRARITKVS
- the rsxG gene encoding electron transport complex subunit RsxG encodes the protein MNNPMIKNGLLLALFALLCTGLVAVVNQQTLDKIKQQEQQELMRVLHQLIPDELHDNELTAQCTLLQDKEALGTEDAMPAYIATAAGKPVAIALEAIAPDGYNGNIKLIVGINTQGEVLGVRTLAHQETPGLGDKIDLRKSDWVTQFVGKVLKSEDDKQWQVQKDGGDFDQFTGATITPRAYVKAVKRAVWYFTQHQAEIFSQPLNCEANHD
- the rsxD gene encoding electron transport complex subunit RsxD, encoding MAFKIASSPHVTRNLHTSTVMQRVILCLLPGLVVQCAFFGWGTLIQVLLAIIVALSCEAAVMKLRNRSIKASLSDNSAMLTAILIGVAIPPLAPWWMIVMGTVFAIVIVKHLYGGLGHNLFNPAMAAYVLLLVSFPVQMTSWIAPSTVALNTPSVIDSLQLIFNVGAHGGMEQFRLGIDGISMATPLDTLKTDLSLGLTTTESMAKSIFDGGTGVGWFWVNLAYLAGGLVLLKLKAIRWHISTGVLAGLFVASSIGFLLSPDTQASPLFHLFSGATMLAAFFIATDPVTAATSPRGRLIFGALIGVLVYVIRTQGGYPDAFAFAVLLANLCAPFIDYYVRPRTYGHSAP
- the nth gene encoding endonuclease III translates to MNQEKRIQILTRLRENNPKPETELNFSSPFELLVAVTLSAQATDVSVNKATDKLFPVANTAHSIYALGVDGLKEYIKTIGLYNNKAINVIKACEILIEKYNGEVPEDREALESLPGVGRKTANVVLNTAFGWPTIAVDTHIFRMANRTKFAPGKNVVEVEERMLKVVPAEFKVDVHHWFILHGRYTCLARKPRCGSCIIEDLCEYSPLKEK